The Lycium ferocissimum isolate CSIRO_LF1 chromosome 8, AGI_CSIRO_Lferr_CH_V1, whole genome shotgun sequence DNA segment TAAATAACCACATTCCAGAAACAAAATAATCCACAAATTTACTCTACAGATTGCTGGAACTAATCATATTCATGAAAGGGGATAAAAAGCTTCCCACTCTAAAAACATAATAACTCTTCAAGAGTTACTCTACAGGCGTATTGAAACTTGGAAAAAGGTGCAAATacacccctcaactttgcgattcaGAGCAGATATATCCCTCGTCAAAAAATGGTGCATTTATACCCTTACAAATGGCCCAAATATACCTTTTCGCTGacgaaaatttttgaaaaaatcatttagcttgttcttaaatttaaaaaatgccaTGTGGCTCTAAAATAATAAGTCTGCCCATTTtttagtagacttattttttttaagccacgttgtaatttttttttggtgggtcGGGTctagttcgtttaaaaaaatgggtagacttattttttttaaagccacggagatattttttttaaacgaaccagacaacttttaaacgaaccagacaACCcactaggaaaaaaaaaattgccacgtggctttaaaaaaatgggtagacttatttttaaagccacgtgacaattttttgattaaaaaataacctgggggtatatttgcaccatttgtgtaacaGCATAGGTATATatgcaccacttttttaacggggattatatctgctctaaatcgcaaagttgaggggtatatttgcacctacGCCCTTGAAACTTAATCATACTcttgaaaacataagaaaagaCCACTAACATTCTAGCTTCTGAGTGAAAGAACAAGGCATACTTTACACCATAAGAAAGCATAAGAGAAACCAAGACTTGAGAAAGGACGTCAGAGTGACTAGCTCAGAAAGAaacatgtacacacacacacacattttctGTTGAATAAGTAAACTAAGGAGGTAAATGTTTGCTCCTAAAGTGGAGCTGGATATCAAATGTGAAACTTTTGAGTAGATTGATCAAGTTCTTCGAAAGAAAAGCTTTCACTAACAAATACAAGAATCAAGTTAGGCATATTCTGACAGGCATTTGGAAGTAAATTTACTCAGCCAACAGACTATCTGCCACAGCACTAGCATCATTCAGCAGAGATCAAATGGAAATTCAATATCCCAACAAATAGAAAGAATATACATGGAAAGCTGACATACATAAAGGTGAAACACCTCAAGAATGCAACCTTGTAAACTGgattagaaataaaaaagctATTAGAATATACCTGTTGCTCACAGTGAACATCTCCTCATTTTGGTTCATCATAACATGATCAAGAGGACAGTACTGTTCCCCTGTCTCCTGATCATGAATAACAGAATGTCTGTGACTGAAAGTACCTCTCTCTACATCCTGTCCACTCAACCTAACATGATTACCTTCCACAAGCAATGTTGCAAAGGCAAGTGCTTCTCCAACAGCCCAGTCAACACCCTCCCCTGTCTCAATCATCTTTCTACGGTCATCAAAAACCCTTTTTAACGCCCTGTGAGGCTTAAAGCCCTCTGGAAATGTTGTGATTGCTTTCCCGACATTCGTCAAGATCTCAGGTTTGACACTGCAGAACAGCACCTATCTTGAGTCTCATGATTCAATCTTAAAAATAAACCATTTAAGGGAAAATCATACCCGGTGTTTCGAACGCGTGAAAGTTGTGAAGGAGACTTAAACCCAGACCAAAAAGCAGACAGCCAATCTCTCTTTTGAGGGACATAGTCTTTACTAGCAATGAACTCTTCATTAAGGATTCTATTGATCTTGCTATGTATCTTTTCCACATCCTCTTTTGTCACCTGACCGGAACTTAGAAGTTTGTTTTGATAGATCTCCAATGAAGAAGGATGATTTTTGATGATCTATTGCAAGACATAGAACGACAAAGATATCAGTGCTTTCATACAGAATATAAGATCCCTGATTCAAGTAGAAGATAAATGGATTTCTATCGCACTTGGCCACAATTCGCAGTAGGAAGGTAAACAGAATTACTTGTGCCCCAAATCTAAATTCTAAATACAGTAATAGTTATCTATAAAGCACAAAAACTAACCTTATACATTTTAGGCTGGGTGAAGGATGGTTCATCAATTTCATTGTGTCCAAATCGACGATAACAGACAATATCAACCACAACATCAGAGTGGAATTTCTGGCGCCATTCGGCAGCAAGTTCACACACATGAGCAACAGCCTCAACGTCATCACCATTGACATGGAAAATTGGAATATTCAAAGCCTTTGCAACGTCAGTACAGTACTGAGATGATCTTCCAGCCGTTGGATCAGTAGTGAAGGCCACTTGATTATTCACCACAATGTGAATGGTCCCTCCGGTTGTGTAATTCGGAAGAGCACTCAGATGCAATGTCTCATATACAACACCCTGGCCTGCAAAGCTACCATCACCATGGAGCAAAATACCCAAGCTTTTTGTTCTATCCTCGTCATTAGTATAATATTGTTTTGCTCTGGTTTTTCCAATAACAACTGGATCCACAGCTTCCAAGTGACTTGGATTTGCAACCAAAGATAGATGAATTCTTTTCCCACCCCTAGTAGGCCGATCATAAGAAGTTCCCAAGTGATACTTGACATCACCAGTTCCAACATAACCAGCATCCTCCCCAGGTTTTATACCACCGCTAAACTCACTGAAGATCTGCTTTAGTGGCTTTCTAACAACATTACCCAAAACATTTAATCTTCCTCTATGCGGCATTCCAATAACTATGCTCTCAACTCCAAGATCTGCTGCCCTATCGAACATCTCCTTCATGCCAGGAATCAAGGTCTCACAACCTTCAAGCCCAAATCTCTTGGCTGCCGCCCACTTTGTAGCCAAGAAGTTCTCAAACTGAGTACTCCACATCAGCCGGTCAAGAATAACTTCCCGTCGCTCACGATTGTACTCCATAGATGTTGGGGTTTCAATCCGCTCTCTCAGCCAATTGCATTTATCACGATCAGAAATATGCATGTACTCATACCCAATGCTTCCACAATAAGCCTGCTCGAGCCGTGTTAATATTGCCCTCAAAGTTTGCACAGGACGATTCTCAGACAAGAATCCAGACATCTTCCAAACACCAAGGAAGAACTCTCTATCAAGATCAGCTTCAGAGAACCCATATAATGCTGGATCCAAATCATCAGGTATTTCCCTCGCCTCCAAAGATAATGGATCCAGTTTTGCTTTCATATGACCATTAACCTGATAAGCTCTCACGAACAACAGAAGACGCATACTCTCTTGAATCGTCTGGCCTGAAATTCCGGGCGACGTGGCAGCTTGTCCAACAAAATTTCTGAAGAAGTTATCCCATGACTCATCAACGCTGTTTGGGTCTTGCTCCCAGGCTCGCTGAAGCTCCTCAAGGTAGACGCTGCTCGTCCCATCTAAGAAGCTGTCAGTCAACTTAGAAAGCGGTACTGGTCTAGGGACAGGAGCAGCTTGTGCCTTTGGCCTGACAACTGTGGTATGAAAATATCGACCCTGTGATGGAAGAACGCGAGTTCTTGGGACATAAGAATGACCCTGCGACAGAGCCCTTCTAATAGCAAGTTTTGCCACACTTGAGCCAGCTCTAAACCACGTCATTGCTGTGACTTAAATTCTGAAATCTAGATGAACTCTTCGAAAGCTTTAATAATCTCTTCACTTAATTCAAACctcaacaacaatcattatccaTGGATAACAACCTAGAAAAAGAACATGGAAAATACTAGAATGAGTAATTAGCGCCAAACAGCACATGTAATCAATCAACATATTTCGATTATAGAGCTTTCAATGAATCAACATATAAAATCAATTAGTAGAACTTCGAATAAACTCAACAGTATATTTATGGAAGAAACCAAAGCCCTTAGAGGTAACAATTTAGCAGTTCCTTTTCCCTGAAACAACAATGCAACTTCCATTGGATCGAACAAAATATGGCTGGGAAAGAAGAGATATCCAACAAGCAGCTACATTAATCGAAATTCAAATCCTCATATTGTAAGTCATTCAACTAAACCCCAATTCCATACTAGTTAGAGGCAACTACATAAATCCTATATATCCTTTCCGCTGCAAAATTAAGCATCTAACTATATTTATGCTAACCATCTCCTTGACACGTGCTATGTATTTGTCAAGTTCACATAGGCGGTTTAACACTGTATCACAAACGGAACACCAAATTTATACTGAATTGACGAACAGCAGTGAAACTGAATTCTCCTAAATGAACAAAATACTTGGAAAAGAAGAGAGATCCAAAAAGCAGCTTCAAATATAGAAACTCAAAATTACACCTCAATTTCATACTAGCTGGAGTCAACTATATAAATCATATATATCCATTCAGCTGCAAAATTAAGCATTCGACTATACTTATGCTAACCATCTCATTTACGACTGCTATGTGTTGTCAAGTTCACATTGTCGGTTTAACACTGTATTACAAACGGAACACCAAAATTGTACTGAATTGAAGAACATCGACGAAATTCAAAAACCTT contains these protein-coding regions:
- the LOC132068173 gene encoding uncharacterized protein LOC132068173, which gives rise to MTWFRAGSSVAKLAIRRALSQGHSYVPRTRVLPSQGRYFHTTVVRPKAQAAPVPRPVPLSKLTDSFLDGTSSVYLEELQRAWEQDPNSVDESWDNFFRNFVGQAATSPGISGQTIQESMRLLLFVRAYQVNGHMKAKLDPLSLEAREIPDDLDPALYGFSEADLDREFFLGVWKMSGFLSENRPVQTLRAILTRLEQAYCGSIGYEYMHISDRDKCNWLRERIETPTSMEYNRERREVILDRLMWSTQFENFLATKWAAAKRFGLEGCETLIPGMKEMFDRAADLGVESIVIGMPHRGRLNVLGNVVRKPLKQIFSEFSGGIKPGEDAGYVGTGDVKYHLGTSYDRPTRGGKRIHLSLVANPSHLEAVDPVVIGKTRAKQYYTNDEDRTKSLGILLHGDGSFAGQGVVYETLHLSALPNYTTGGTIHIVVNNQVAFTTDPTAGRSSQYCTDVAKALNIPIFHVNGDDVEAVAHVCELAAEWRQKFHSDVVVDIVCYRRFGHNEIDEPSFTQPKMYKIIKNHPSSLEIYQNKLLSSGQVTKEDVEKIHSKINRILNEEFIASKDYVPQKRDWLSAFWSGFKSPSQLSRVRNTGVKPEILTNVGKAITTFPEGFKPHRALKRVFDDRRKMIETGEGVDWAVGEALAFATLLVEGNHVRLSGQDVERGTFSHRHSVIHDQETGEQYCPLDHVMMNQNEEMFTVSNSSLSEFGVLGFELGYSMENPNSLVIWEAQFGDFANGAQVIFDQFVSSGEAKWLRQTGLVLLLPHGYDGQGPEHSSGRLERFLQGSDDNPFVIPEMEPTLRKQIQECNWQVVNVTTPANYFHVLRRQIHRDFRKPLVVMAPKNLLRHKNCKSNLSEFDDVQGHPGFDKQGTRFKRLIKDQNDHSDLEEGIRRLVLCSGKVYYELDEERTKVDGKDVAICRVEQLCPFPYDLIQRELKRYPNAEIVWCQEEPMNMGAFHYIAPRLCTAMKSLGRGNMDDIKYVGRAPSAATATGFFQVHVKEQTELVHKALQQDPINYPF